AGTTCGATGGCGCGCTTGCGTGCTTGCTTGCCGGACATTTTCAGGTGCAGGCGCAGCACTTCTTCGATCTGGAAACCCACGGTGTAGCTGGGGTTCAGCGCGGTCATCGGGTCCTGGAACACCATCGCCAGGTCTTTGCCGACGATCTGGCGGCGCTGACGGTTGCTCAGCTTGAGCATGTCCTTGCCGTCAAAGGTCAGCGCATCGGCGGTGACGATGCCGGGGTGTTCGATCAGGCCCATCAGCGCCATCATGGTCACGGATTTACCCGAGCCCGACTCGCCAACGATCGCCAGCACTTCGCCCTTGTCGACGGAGAGGTCGAGGCCATCGACCACCGGCACGGCGGTCTTGTCGCCGAAGCGAACGTTGAGATTCTTGATTTCTAACAGTGACATGGGAATCTCCTCAGGCGGCGTTCTTGAGTTTCGGGTCCAGCGCGTCGCGCAGGCCGTCACCCATCAAGTTGATTGCCAGCACGCTGAGCAAAATGGTCAAGCCAGGCAGGCTCACTACCCACCAGGCGCGTTCGATGTAGTCGCGGGCCGAAGCCAGCATGGTGCCCCACTCCGGGGTTGGCGGTTGTACGCCAAGGCCGAGGAAGCCCAGGGCGGCGGCATCGAGAATTGCCGACGAAAAGCTCAAGGTCGCTTGGACGATCAGCGGCGCCATGCAGTTGGGCAGCACGGTGATGAACATCAGGCGCGGCAGGCCGGCACCGGCCAGGCGCGCAGCGGTCACGTAGTCTCGGTTCAGTTCGCCCATCACCGCGGCGCGGGTCAGACGCACGTAGGACGGCAGCGACACGATGGCGATGGCGATCACGGTGTTGATCAGGCCAGGGCCGAGGATTGCGACGATGGCTACAGCCAGCAGCAGCGACGGCAGGGCCAGCATGATGTCCATCAGGCGCATGATGGTCGGGCCCAGCACGCGCGGGAAGAACCCGGCGAACAGACCCAGCAGGATGCCCGGGATCAGCGACATCACCACCGACGACAAACCGATCAGCAGCGACAGGCGCGAGCCCTGGATCAGGCGCGAGAGCAGGTCGCGGCCCAGTTCGTCGGTGCCCAGCAGGAACTGCAGTTGCCCACCTTCCAGCCAGGCCGGAGGGGTCAGCAGGAAGTCGCGGTACTGCTCGCTGGGGTTATGCGGGGTCACCCACGGGGCGAAGATCGCGCAGAACACGATTACCAGCATGAACAGCAGGCCGGCAACCGCGCCTTTGTTCTTGGAGAAGGCTTGCCAGAATTCTTTGTACGGGGACGGGTACAGCAGGCTTTGATCGACTGCTGACACTTGAGTAGGTGTGGTCATGGTCATGATCTCAGCGCTGGTGACGGATGCGTGGGTTGGCGAAGCCGTAGAGGACATCCACGACGAAGTTCACCAGGATCACCAGGCAGGCGATCAACAGGATGCCGTTCTGCACCACCGGATAGTCCCGCGCGCCAATGGCTTCGATCAGCCATTTGCCGATGCCGGGCCACGAGAAGATGGTTTCGGTCAGTACCGCACCGGCCAGCAGGGTGCCGACTTGCAGGCCGACCACGGTGAGCACCGGAATCAACGCGTTGCGCAGGCCGTGAACGAAGACCACGCGTGCCGGCGACAGGCCTTTGGCCTTGGCGGTACGGATGTAGTCTTCACGCAATACTTCGAGCATTGAAGAACGGGTCATCCGCGCAATCACCGCCAGCGGGATGGTGCCGAGCACGATGGCCGGCAGGATCAGGTGG
This region of Pseudomonas sp. MUP55 genomic DNA includes:
- a CDS encoding ABC transporter permease subunit, which translates into the protein MTTPTQVSAVDQSLLYPSPYKEFWQAFSKNKGAVAGLLFMLVIVFCAIFAPWVTPHNPSEQYRDFLLTPPAWLEGGQLQFLLGTDELGRDLLSRLIQGSRLSLLIGLSSVVMSLIPGILLGLFAGFFPRVLGPTIMRLMDIMLALPSLLLAVAIVAILGPGLINTVIAIAIVSLPSYVRLTRAAVMGELNRDYVTAARLAGAGLPRLMFITVLPNCMAPLIVQATLSFSSAILDAAALGFLGLGVQPPTPEWGTMLASARDYIERAWWVVSLPGLTILLSVLAINLMGDGLRDALDPKLKNAA